The DNA segment TACGGTCTCGTTTTCCTATCTCGGATACGACGTCCACGTCGACGCGGACGGGACGGTCTCCGTCGATCCGTAGGCCGCTGACGACCGACGGCACACGGAACGCTCACCATCGATCCGTAGGCCGTTGACGACCGACGGCACACGGAACGGACCGACTACGCGTCGTGGAGCTCGAACTCGATCCGCTCGACGTCCGCGCCTTTGGAGGTCCGGTTGGTGATCTCTATCCGTCCGATCTCGCCGAGCCGGTCGACGTGGGTCCCGCCGCAGGGGCACATGTCCCACTCGTCGATCGCGACGACCCGGAGCGGATCGACGTGGTCTGGAATGAGGTGCAACAGCGAGCGGCCCTCGTCGACCTCGCGTTCGACGTCGTCGCGGGCTCGATTCTCCTTCGTGACGGCCAGGTCGCGGTCGATGGCCTCGTTCGATCGGCGCTGAATGTCCGCGAGATCGTCTTCGTCGAAGTCGGCCGGTTCGAAGTCGATGCGAGAGCGATCGGGGTGGATCTGGTTGCCCGCCGTCTCCGCGCCGTACTCGTTCAGGACGACGCGGGACACCACGTGTTGAGCGGTGTGCATCCGGCGCAGACGCTCGCGGCGTTCGGCGTCGATCGTACCGGCGACCTCGGTTCCGGGTTCCGGGACGTCGCCTTCGATCGAGTCGACCTCGTGGCGGACGTCACCGTGATCCTTCCGGACGTTCGTCACCGCCGCCGACCCGTCGTCCCACTCGATCCGTCCGTGATCGGCCGGCTGGCCGCCCCCTTCGGGGTAGAAGTACGTGCCGTCGAGGACGACGTACTCGTCGGTCGCCTCGGTGACGGTCGCAGTGAACTCGGTGACGCCGTCGGAGTCGGGCAGGTAGCGAAGCTCCGTCATCGTGCGGGCCGTTCGCACGCGATCCTCAAATAGTGGGCGCCCCCGGCAATCGACCGTCCGCAATCGTGATGGGTACGACGCACGTTGGATAGCGTGATGCGCTCTCGTCCACCCGACGACGTCGGATTCGACGTGCGCGACCTCCACGTCTTCACCCGTGGATTGAGCGCGCTCGTTCCGCCGTCGCTCGCACGCCGTGCCGTGGCGATTTCGGTGCGAACGGACCGGTCGACCTACGCGTGCAGCGATCCGGTCGAACTCGAGATCGTGATCCGCAATCGCCTGCCGCTCCCGATCGACGTCCCGACGACCGAGCAGCGGCTGTTCGGCTGGCGGTTCGACGGCCTCCTCGAAGCCAGCGAAGAATGCGTCTTTCGTGCCCCGTCGCCGAACGAACTGTCCCTTCGCGCACGCGAGCGTCGAACGATCGAGCGGGTGTGGGACGGCTCGATTCGACGCGAGGGGGACCGAACGCACTGGGAGCCGGTCGAGCCGGGAACGTACGAGATCGAAGCCTTCCTCACGACCGACCCCGAGACGACTGACGCGACGACCGTCACGTTCGAACAGTCGTGAACCGCGCACCGCCGACCGATCAGAGCCGGGATGCGATCGACCGATCGAACGGCTCCGGTATCGATCGGTCGAACGCTGGTCACGCGCTCCCAACCTGAATCGATCGGATGCTGCGTGATCGGCCGTCGCCGGCTCACTCCTCGCGAAACAGGTGGCAGCCGACCCGGTGACCGCTCGCGTCGGCTGGCGCCGGCGTCGGTTCGACGGCCGCACAGATGCTCTGCTCGCTGAAGGTGTTCCTGAGGAGCGTCGCAGCCGATTCCCACTCGTCAGCGACGAGGCGGTCGATGGCGTCGTCGATGGCCGACCCGGCCTCGCCATCGGGGATCGATCCGTCGAAGAACATAGATTCGACGGCCGCTCGACACGCGCTCGCATCGGCCGATTCCGGGAGCGCGAAGGAGCGCCGGTCGACCGCCCGCACGAACCCTCGCGTGTCGGCCCACTCGATCTCGTCCAGATCGTAGGTATCGAGCCGGTAGTCGGCGACGGAATCGTCCAGGTTCCGTTCGTCGAACGAGACCGCCCCGGGGTCGATGAGCTTCGGACAGCGCGTCCGGAACCGACACCCGGACGGTGGATCGATCGGACTCGGAACGTCACCGTCGATCGGCGTACGGTCCGTGGATCGACGCGGGTCGGGAACCGGGATGGCGTCGAGTAACGCCTTCGTGTACGGGTGTCGCGGGTCGTCGAACACGGCCTGCGTCTCGCCGAGCTCGACGACGTGACCGAGATACATCACCGCCACGCGGTCGGCGACGTACCGGACGACGCTCAGGTCGTGGGAGATGAAGAGGTACGTGAGTCCGAACTCCTCCTGGAGTTCGTCCATCGTGTTCAGGACCTGCGCCTGCACCGAGACGTCGAGCGCACTGACCGGCTCGTCGCACAGCACGAAGTCGGGATTCGTCGACAGGGCGCGAGCCAGGTTCAATCGCTGGCGCTGACCGCCGGAGAACTCGTGGGGGTAGCGGTTGTAGTACTCGCGTTTCAACCCGACGGTCTCTAGCAGCGACATCGCGCGCTCGCGTCGCGCCGCCCGCTTCGACGCACCGTCGGGGCGCGCTTCGTCCGCCGGCAGATCGTGTGCTCGCATCGGTTCTTCGACGATCTGGCCGACCTTCATCCGCGGGTCGAGCGACGCCTGTGGGTCCTGAAAGATCATCTGCATGTTCCGGCGCAGCGGGCGGAGCGCCGCGTCGGAGTGCTCGGTCAACTCGACGCCCCGGTAGCGGACCGATCCCGCGGTCGGGCGCAACAACTGCAAGACGGTACGGGCGAGTGTGCTCTTTCCGCAGCCGCTCTCGCCGACGAGGGCGAGCGTCTCCCCGGCGCGAATGTCGAAGGAGACGTCGTCGACGGCCTCGACGTCGTCGCCGCCGCGGAGGCTCGCGAGGAGCCCCGACTCGGACCTGAAGTACTTGGTGAGACCGTCGATCTCGAAGAGCACGTCGCCGTCGTCGACCGGCCGGAGTTCGGAGACGAGGTCACTCATCCTGACTCACCACCGTCGCGGCGGTCTCGATCGGACTACTCTCCTCGTAGGCATCGTCGCCGTGTTTGATGCAGGCGGCGGTGTGTCCCGACCCCTCGCCGACGTCGATAGCCGGTGGGTCTACCGTTCGGCAGGCCTCGCGGGCTGCAGGACACCTGGTGTGAAAGCGACAGCCGACCGGCGGATCGGTCGCGGCCGGCATCGTTCCGGCGATGGGTTCGAGCGTTTCGATCTCGCGATCGGTTCGCGGAATCGACCCCAACAGTGCCTCCGTGTAGGGGTGTTTGGTGTCGTGGAAGATCTCGTCGACCGTCCCTCGTTCGACGATCGCCCCGAGGTACATGACGTTGACGCGGTCGCAGATCTCCGCGACGACCCCCATGTCGTGGGTGACCCAGATGAAGCTCGTCCCGAACTCCGCCTGTACGTCCGCGACCAGGTCGAGGATCTGGCCCTCGACAGTGACGTCGAGAGCGGTCGTCGGCTCGTCGGCGATGATGAGTCGCGGCTCACAGCCAAGCGCCATGGCGATCAGCACGCGCTGGCGCATCCCGCCGGAGAACTCGTGGGGATAGTCGTCGTACCGCGACTCGGGGCGCGGAATTCCCACCTTTCGGAGCATGTCGATAGCCTCCGACGTGGCGTCGGCCGTCGACAGGTCTCGATTGAGCTGGATGAACTCTCGAACCTGGTGGCCGACCGTGTAGACGGGATTCAGACTCTCCATCGGGTCCTGAAAGACGACCGCGATCTCGTTGCCGCGGACCTCCTCGCGGATGGCCGACTCGGAGAGCGTGTCCGACCGAGGGACGAGTTCGTCGCCGTCCGTCTCGAAGCCGACGAGCGTCAGACCGTCGTAGGTCACCTCGCCCGCGACGATCTCGCCGGGGGAGGCGATCATCCGCACGATCGAGCGGACGGCGACGCTCTTTCCGGCGCCCGATTCGCCGACCAGTCCGACGATCTCCCCGGGTTCGACGTCGAACGAGATGCCGTCGACGGCGCGAACCACGGCGTCCTCCGCGTAGAACTGCGTCTTCAGGCCGTCGACGGAGAGGAGCGGCTGGTCAGTCATTGTCGATTCGTGGATCGAGGGCGTCTTGCAGCCCGTCGCCGAGCAGGTTGAATCCCATCACGGTGAGTAGTATCGCGAGACCGGGCCAGATACTGACCCAGACGTTCGAGTTCATCTGTCCCTGTGCGCGCTGGAGCATCTCTCCCCAGTCCGCCGTCGGCGGCTGCGCGCCGTACCCGAGAAACGACAGGCCTGCGACCGTGAGGATCGCGAACCCTATCTGCAGCGTCGCGTAGACGACGACCGGCGAGATGCTGTTTGGAATCACGTGTCTGCGGATGATGGTCCGGTCCCTGACGCCGGCGGCTCGCGCCGCCTCGACGTAGGCCATCTCCCGGACCGAAAGCACCCGGCTCCGGATGATGCGTGCGAAGACCGGAATCGAGACGATCCCGACGCCGAGCATGGCGTAGCCGATGTCGGGATCGCCGCCGCTCGCGAAGACCGTAAAGACGATGACGAGTACGAGCGGTGGGATGGCATAGAGGATCTCGACGCCGCGCATCAGCAGTTCGTCGACCCAGCCGCCGTAGTAGCCGGCGACCGCACCGACGGTCGTCCCGCCAGCGGCGCCGAGCAGCGTTGCGACGAAGCCGGTCGTGACGGAGACACGCGTGCCGTAGATCACTCGTGTCAGGTAATCCCGACCCGCCTGGTCGGTACCGAGGGGATACTCCCACGTCCCGTCCGGGTGCCAGACGGGCGGTTGCCACGTCTCGTAGTCGAGCGGCCCGGTCTCGGGGTGGTGGAGCACCGGTAGCGCTTCGGCGATCGCGAAGTCGTCCACTCGCCCGAACGTGAGCGTCGAGAGGTAGGTGTCGATCGTGACGAAGAGCGCGACCGCGGAGACGAACACGATCAGGTAGAACCCGTACCTGGCCGTCGCGTCCCGCTGTACCTGCTTGAGGGTGTAATACAGCCCGAACTCGGCCTGTACCTCCGGTTCACTCGTCGACTCGTCCGCGAGCGCGTCGCTCGTCGTCTCGGTCGGGTTTCGATCGCGCGGCTTCGTTTTCGACGCGCTCATACGGCATCACCGTAACTGACCCGCGGATCTACGTACGCGTAGGCGATGTCGGTCACGATCACGCCCAGGACGAACGCGGTCCCGAGCAGCATCGTCGTCCCGAGGATCACCTGGTAGTCGAGCTGGCCGATCGCCTGGATGAGCAGGCGTCCGACGCCGTTGATGTCGAAGACGGTTTCGGTGAGAACGGCACCACCGAGGGCCGTCGACAGGTTCAGGCCGACGATCGTGATGATCGGAAGTTGTGCCGGTCGGAACGCGTGCTTTCTGAGGATCGTTCGTTCAGGGACGCCGTAGGCCCTGGCGAGGTCGACGTATTCGCGCTGTAAGCTGTCGATCATCTCGGCGCGTTCGAGACGCATTACCGTCGCCATCTGGAGCGTCCCGAGCGTGATCATGGGCAGGACGAGGTGCCTGACGGTCTCGACGTAGAGGTCGAGCCGGGAGTCGACGAAGCGGTAGTGGTCGACGCCTCGCCACGGCAGGACGAGCGTCCCGGTAGGTAAGACGTCGAGGAAGACGCCGAAGATCAGTATCAGCATGATCCCGATCCAGAACGTGGGCGTCGACACGCCGAAGAGGGCAACGAGTCGTGAGGCGTGATCGGTCGGCTCGTTCCGGCGCTTGGCCGAGAGGATCCCGAGCGGGATCGCCGTCGCGAGTGCGAACGAAAACGCCGAGACCATGAGCATGAGCGTCGGGCCGGCCCGGATCGTCACCAGTTCCGTCACCGGCATATCGTGGTGGATGCTGTAGCCGAGATCGCCCTGTAGGAGACCGGCTGGCGCGTCGCTGAACGCCCCGACGCCGAGCGCGTCGAGGATCTCCCCGACGCCCATGAAGTTGAGGTATCGTTTCCACGCCGGCTCGTCGAGTCCGTAGCGACTCTCGACCGCCTCGATCAGTTCCTCGTTGACCTCTTGGCCCTGGAGCATGATGCTCACCGGGTCGCCCGGCATCGCGTTCGCGAGGACGAACGTGACGATGGAGATACCGATCAGGACGGGGACCGCCTGTGCGAGTCGAAACGTGACGTAACGGAAGAGACTCATGTGGTGGTACCGCTGGGCACTGTCGATTTCTCACTCACCATCGACGAAGACGCCCGCGTAGTCGCTGGCCAGCCGTGGGTTCAGCCCGGAGGAGGGGTGAACCGTCAGGTTCGTCACCGAGTCACCGTACGCGTACGAGTTCGTCATCGAGTACGCCGGGAGCACGACGGATTCGCCGATGATCTCGTCGATCACGCCGGTGTAGAGGTCGCGTCGCTCGTCGACGTCCGCCGATGCTCTGGCCCGCTCGATCTTCGAGTGGAAGTCGTCGTCGCCGTAGTAGTGGCCCTGCGTCGCGCCCTCGCCCGACTCGTGAAACAGGGGATAGACGAACGTGTCCGGATCGGGGGCGCCCGCCCAGCCGAGCGTGTAGATCGCGTAGTCGTCAGCGTTGCCGGTCATCGCCTGCTCGTTGAACGGCGCCCAGTCGAGGCGCTGGACGGACGGGTTGATGTCGACGCCGTCCAGTTCCTGGAGCCGGCGGGCGATCAGCGAGCCCAGTGCTTCGCGAATGTCGTCCGGCGGAACGATGATCCGTGGTTCCCAGCCGTCGTGATCGGAGAGCAGGTCGGCTGCGCCCTCGCGGTCCACGTCGGCTTCCGCGTCGGCCCACTCGTCGACCGGGAAGTCCCACTCCGTCGCGACGACGTCCGGAATCGGACTCGAGATGCTGGTTCCGGCCGGTTCGACGGTCTGTTCGACGAACCGGCTCATCGAGAAGGCCTTCGCGATACCCCGCCGGACGTCCGGATCGGTAGTCGGCCCCTCGTTGCAGTTGAACGCGGCGTAGAAGTACGAGATGCTCGCGTCGGCGGCGACGGTGATGCCGTCTTCTCTCGCGAGGCCAGGGATGTCGTCCGGCGGAACGCCCATGATCACGTCGGTGTCCCCGCCGCGGATCTGGGCGACGCGTGAGGCGTCGTCCTCAGTGGCGACGAACCGGGCGTCGTCGATGTACGCGTTGACGGTGTCCGCATCCCAGTAATCGTCTCGCAACTCGATGTCGACGTAGTCGCCGTTTACGTGGTCGACGTACGCGTAGGGACCGGACCCGACCGGGTTCTCGGTGTTGTACGCGTCTTTGTCGGACTCGCGGACGGACTTGTTGACGACGTTGACACCGAGCGTGACGGTCGTAAACGGTCCATACGGGTCGTCGCCGAGGTCGAGCTGGACGGTTCGGTCGTCGACCGCCTCGGCGCTGTCGATCATGTTGTACTCCGTCAGGTTGTCGGTCTGTTCCTCGACCGGCGCCGTGAACGAGTACACGACGTCCTCGGCGGTGACCGGGTCGCCGTTCGAGAACGTCGCTCCATCCGTGAGGGAGACGACGAACCGCTTCCCGTCCCGTTCCGTCTCCGGCTGCCCGTCCGCGAGCTTGGGCCGGAGTTCCAGCCGTTCATCGTACTCGTAGAGTCCGTCGTAGATGTGCGAGACGATCCGCTGCGTGTAGACGTCGTTCGTGACGATGGGGTCGTAGTTGTGCTCCGGCTCCACCTGCTGGGTGATCCGGAGGGACATGGTCCGGTCCGGATCGTCCGGTTCCACGATCGAATCGAGCCCGTTTCCTTCGACCGTGTAGTCGTCCGGCTCGTCCTGATCGTCGTCGGTGAGGCAGCCTGCCACCAGCATCCCCGTCACGGCCGCCCCCGACGCCACGAGTTGTCGCCGCGTCACACCATCGACGCACCCCGGTATGTGGTTGTGTACCATCTGGCTACCCAGTATTAACCGACACTATTTCAATATTTTCGTAAAGAACTAGTAAGTATTATATTTTAATACACAGATAGATAATGGACACTTTCTGCAAAAATAACTACGTTGTCCGTCGACAGCCGCTCTCGCGTGAGTTACAGACGTGACAGGCAGGCGTACCGACTGGCCGACCACCCGCCGGCGACCGCGGCGATCGATCCGATCGCGATCGCGACGACGGCACCGAGCGCGTACACCGACGGCGGGGTCTGCAAGAGCGAACCGTACCCGACGAGGTCCCGAACGACCGCGTTTAGCTGGCCCGTAATCGGCCCGGTCGCGACGAGGGCGACAGCGCCGCCGACGGCCCCGATGATGAACCCCTGCACACCGACGAGACCGGCGATCACGGGCCGTGACAGTCCGACCGCCCGGAGCGCCGCGAGCTGTTGGCGCTGCTGGTAGGCGAGCAGTACGAAGAGGTTCGCCGTGAGTACGATCCCGCCGACGACGGAGAGACCGACGAGTGCCGCGCCACTCGTGACCACGAGTCCCCGATCCCGGATCATCGACAGGAACTGCTCGTCGCTGGTCCGAACGTCGTACTGCGGGTACGCCGCGGCGAGATCGTCGCTGACTGCCGCGCTGTCCGCGCCGTCCGCCACGTCGACGGTGACGAACGCGGCGCGATCCGTCCCTCGACTGCCGGCCAGCCCCTGGAGCTCCGTCAGTCGCATCGTGATCGTCGGTTCTCCGAGGTACTGCGAGTAGAGATCTGCGGTGCCCACCACGGTGAACGCCCGCGCGGATTCGCCGCTCGCGCCGACGCCGACGTAGACGGTGTCGCCGACGGTCACGCCCAGCTCGTCGGCGAACGTGGGATCGACGACCACGTCCGTCGCGTCGGTTTCGCCTGGCGGGACGTCGAGTGCGTCCCGGTCGCCATCGAATCCTGATCCCGACTCGAAGTCGAACCCACCGTGGGTCTCGTAGACGCCGACGGCCGTGATCGGCCGGAGGTCGGCCGGGTCGGTGCCGACGTAGGTCGTGTACAGTCCGATCGGGGCCGCTCTCGAGACGTCGTCGCGCTGGCTCACGTCCGCGCTGATCGCGTGCGCGCCGACGATGGCGTTCTCCGTCCCGCCGGTCGAGCCGTCGACCGGATCGCTGGTGATCCAGACGTCCCGGTCGGTCTCTTCGATCCGATCCTGTCCGACCGAGACGACGCCGACGCCGAGACTCGCGAACAGTGTCACGGAGAGGACCGCCAGCGCGACGGCGACGACCGCGAGAACGGTCCGGCCGGGGGCCCTGGCGAGTTGGGCCTTCGCGACCCCGACCAGCGCACTGATTCGAACGAGCGGACCGATCATCCGTCGATCTCCCCGAGGACGTCGGTTCTGGCCGCGATGGAGAGCGGATACGGCAGGGCGAGCAGGCCGGCGGCGACCGCGACGAGCATCGTGTACGGCGCGAACAGCGGGTGGAGTACGACGATGGGGGCGGTCCCCAGTACGGCGGCCGAGAGCGCGTTCACGCCGTAGCCCGCGAAGACACCCAGACCGAACCCGAGAATCGACCCGCCGAGCACCGTCGCGAGGACCGTCGTGGCCACCACCGCGAGCCGGCTCGCGTTCGAGAACCCAACCGCCGAGAGAACCGCCAGCTGTGGGCGATCTTCTGCGACGGCCAGCCCGGCTGTCGTCGCGATGAACAGGGCGCACACCACCAGCGCGATCACCGTCGCGACCAGACTCGTCGCGAGCGCCAGTTCGTCGTCGAAGAGGTCGGCGGGGTGGGTCGATCCGGTGGACTCGACCGTGGCGGACGGGAACGCCGTCGACGCGGCGGCGACCGCTGCGTCGTCCTCGCCCCAGACCAGGATGCGATCGGCGAGCGAATCCTCCGACGCCCCGGCGAACGCAAGGAGCGCGGATCGATCGACGAGTGCAACGGGGGTGTCGGCGTCCCCCGAAACCGACTCGACCGCGGTCACCGTCACCGGGTACCCGTCCGTCCCGCTCGCGACGACGACCGTGTCACCGACCGTCACGTCGAGTCGATCGGCCGCCGTCTCGGATAGCACGAGTCCGTCCGAGAGCGGTCCGTCGTCACCGTCCCCGCTCGCGGACGCGTTCGCCGTTCCGTCCGCGTCGAGACCCGCTGTCGACAGTCCGGCCACGCGTCCGTCCGCCGATTCGGGATCGACACCGACGGCCAGAATACGCACGTACTCGGCGGCGTCGTCGGCCGGCTCGTCCGCCGTCCGGACCGGGACGGTCTCGACGAATACCGGCGTCGCCTGGCTCACCCCGTCGGCGTCCCGGATCTCTGCGGCGCCCGCCGTCGCGTTCGCGAGTCGCGGGCGTTCGATTCCGTTTACCGACGAGAGCGAACCCCCGTCGGTGGGTTCCACGACGACGTCGGCGTCGGTGTCCGTCGCGACACCACCGCCGACGAGCGCCAGCGCAAGTCCGGACACGACGACGAGCAGCGCCAGTGTCACCGAGACGGCGAACACGATAGCGGTCGCCTTGCCCGCTGCGACGCCGGTTAGCTGCCCTCGGACCCGTGCGAGGGCGATTCGAACGAACGCTTCCGTTCGGGCGGCCAGCCGCCTGCCCATTCCGCGCCCACCCATATCGTCTCGAGAAGCGCGGTCTCTGGTCACGGCTCGTCCACCACCGTTCTTGCGGTCGACGGCCCCGTCACCTCGCGTTCCCCGCCGTCGACGGAGTCGATCACGGACCCGTCGCACAGCGTGATCGTCCGATCCGTCCACTCGAGCGTCGTCGGGTCGTGCGAGGCGACCAGGACAGCCCGATCGTCGGCGAGGCTCGTCAGCACGTCCAGGACCGTCTCGCTGGTGGCCGTGTCGAGTTCGCCGGTCGGCTCGTCGGCGACGATGACGTCGGGATCCGTCGCGAGTGCACGCGCGATGGCGACTCGCTGGCGCTCCCCGCCGCTCAACTGATCGGGTCGGTGGGCGAGCCGATCGCCCAGTCCGACGCGCTCTAACAGGTCCGTGGCACGGCTTCGCCGCCGGGACCGCGGCGTTCCGCGCTGGACGAGCGGGAGCGCGACGTTCGCACGGGCAGAGAGCGAGGGAAGGAGGTGAAAGTGCTGGAAGACGATGCCGACGTGGCGTCGACGCATCACCAGTCGGCCCCGGCCAGACCGGTTCGCCAGGTCGGTCCCGAAGAGCTCCACCGTGCCGGCGGTCGGAGCCAGCAGTCCGGCGACCGCGTGGAGGATCGTCGACTTCCCGCTCCCGCTCGGCCCTCGAATTCCGACCACCTCTCCGGTCGTGACCGACAGCGAGACGTCGTCCAGGGCACGAACTGTCTCACGCCCCGTCGATCGAAACCGACCGTCACTGCCTTCGTACTCGTGAGTCACTCCGTCCAGCCTGATAGCCGGCGGGCTGGACGACTCGTCCCCTCGGGCCGACGACTGTGTGCGTGAACGACGGATCGATCTCACCTCCGAAGCTACGTCCAACCCATC comes from the Halovivax cerinus genome and includes:
- a CDS encoding ABC transporter permease; this encodes MGGRGMGRRLAARTEAFVRIALARVRGQLTGVAAGKATAIVFAVSVTLALLVVVSGLALALVGGGVATDTDADVVVEPTDGGSLSSVNGIERPRLANATAGAAEIRDADGVSQATPVFVETVPVRTADEPADDAAEYVRILAVGVDPESADGRVAGLSTAGLDADGTANASASGDGDDGPLSDGLVLSETAADRLDVTVGDTVVVASGTDGYPVTVTAVESVSGDADTPVALVDRSALLAFAGASEDSLADRILVWGEDDAAVAAASTAFPSATVESTGSTHPADLFDDELALATSLVATVIALVVCALFIATTAGLAVAEDRPQLAVLSAVGFSNASRLAVVATTVLATVLGGSILGFGLGVFAGYGVNALSAAVLGTAPIVVLHPLFAPYTMLVAVAAGLLALPYPLSIAARTDVLGEIDG
- a CDS encoding ABC transporter ATP-binding protein, yielding MTDQPLLSVDGLKTQFYAEDAVVRAVDGISFDVEPGEIVGLVGESGAGKSVAVRSIVRMIASPGEIVAGEVTYDGLTLVGFETDGDELVPRSDTLSESAIREEVRGNEIAVVFQDPMESLNPVYTVGHQVREFIQLNRDLSTADATSEAIDMLRKVGIPRPESRYDDYPHEFSGGMRQRVLIAMALGCEPRLIIADEPTTALDVTVEGQILDLVADVQAEFGTSFIWVTHDMGVVAEICDRVNVMYLGAIVERGTVDEIFHDTKHPYTEALLGSIPRTDREIETLEPIAGTMPAATDPPVGCRFHTRCPAAREACRTVDPPAIDVGEGSGHTAACIKHGDDAYEESSPIETAATVVSQDE
- a CDS encoding alanyl-tRNA editing protein, with the protein product MTELRYLPDSDGVTEFTATVTEATDEYVVLDGTYFYPEGGGQPADHGRIEWDDGSAAVTNVRKDHGDVRHEVDSIEGDVPEPGTEVAGTIDAERRERLRRMHTAQHVVSRVVLNEYGAETAGNQIHPDRSRIDFEPADFDEDDLADIQRRSNEAIDRDLAVTKENRARDDVEREVDEGRSLLHLIPDHVDPLRVVAIDEWDMCPCGGTHVDRLGEIGRIEITNRTSKGADVERIEFELHDA
- a CDS encoding ABC transporter substrate-binding protein, yielding MTRRQLVASGAAVTGMLVAGCLTDDDQDEPDDYTVEGNGLDSIVEPDDPDRTMSLRITQQVEPEHNYDPIVTNDVYTQRIVSHIYDGLYEYDERLELRPKLADGQPETERDGKRFVVSLTDGATFSNGDPVTAEDVVYSFTAPVEEQTDNLTEYNMIDSAEAVDDRTVQLDLGDDPYGPFTTVTLGVNVVNKSVRESDKDAYNTENPVGSGPYAYVDHVNGDYVDIELRDDYWDADTVNAYIDDARFVATEDDASRVAQIRGGDTDVIMGVPPDDIPGLAREDGITVAADASISYFYAAFNCNEGPTTDPDVRRGIAKAFSMSRFVEQTVEPAGTSISSPIPDVVATEWDFPVDEWADAEADVDREGAADLLSDHDGWEPRIIVPPDDIREALGSLIARRLQELDGVDINPSVQRLDWAPFNEQAMTGNADDYAIYTLGWAGAPDPDTFVYPLFHESGEGATQGHYYGDDDFHSKIERARASADVDERRDLYTGVIDEIIGESVVLPAYSMTNSYAYGDSVTNLTVHPSSGLNPRLASDYAGVFVDGE
- a CDS encoding ABC transporter permease; translation: MSASKTKPRDRNPTETTSDALADESTSEPEVQAEFGLYYTLKQVQRDATARYGFYLIVFVSAVALFVTIDTYLSTLTFGRVDDFAIAEALPVLHHPETGPLDYETWQPPVWHPDGTWEYPLGTDQAGRDYLTRVIYGTRVSVTTGFVATLLGAAGGTTVGAVAGYYGGWVDELLMRGVEILYAIPPLVLVIVFTVFASGGDPDIGYAMLGVGIVSIPVFARIIRSRVLSVREMAYVEAARAAGVRDRTIIRRHVIPNSISPVVVYATLQIGFAILTVAGLSFLGYGAQPPTADWGEMLQRAQGQMNSNVWVSIWPGLAILLTVMGFNLLGDGLQDALDPRIDND
- a CDS encoding ABC transporter ATP-binding protein gives rise to the protein MSDLVSELRPVDDGDVLFEIDGLTKYFRSESGLLASLRGGDDVEAVDDVSFDIRAGETLALVGESGCGKSTLARTVLQLLRPTAGSVRYRGVELTEHSDAALRPLRRNMQMIFQDPQASLDPRMKVGQIVEEPMRAHDLPADEARPDGASKRAARRERAMSLLETVGLKREYYNRYPHEFSGGQRQRLNLARALSTNPDFVLCDEPVSALDVSVQAQVLNTMDELQEEFGLTYLFISHDLSVVRYVADRVAVMYLGHVVELGETQAVFDDPRHPYTKALLDAIPVPDPRRSTDRTPIDGDVPSPIDPPSGCRFRTRCPKLIDPGAVSFDERNLDDSVADYRLDTYDLDEIEWADTRGFVRAVDRRSFALPESADASACRAAVESMFFDGSIPDGEAGSAIDDAIDRLVADEWESAATLLRNTFSEQSICAAVEPTPAPADASGHRVGCHLFREE
- a CDS encoding ABC transporter permease, whose product is MIGPLVRISALVGVAKAQLARAPGRTVLAVVAVALAVLSVTLFASLGVGVVSVGQDRIEETDRDVWITSDPVDGSTGGTENAIVGAHAISADVSQRDDVSRAAPIGLYTTYVGTDPADLRPITAVGVYETHGGFDFESGSGFDGDRDALDVPPGETDATDVVVDPTFADELGVTVGDTVYVGVGASGESARAFTVVGTADLYSQYLGEPTITMRLTELQGLAGSRGTDRAAFVTVDVADGADSAAVSDDLAAAYPQYDVRTSDEQFLSMIRDRGLVVTSGAALVGLSVVGGIVLTANLFVLLAYQQRQQLAALRAVGLSRPVIAGLVGVQGFIIGAVGGAVALVATGPITGQLNAVVRDLVGYGSLLQTPPSVYALGAVVAIAIGSIAAVAGGWSASRYACLSRL
- a CDS encoding ABC transporter permease; the encoded protein is MSLFRYVTFRLAQAVPVLIGISIVTFVLANAMPGDPVSIMLQGQEVNEELIEAVESRYGLDEPAWKRYLNFMGVGEILDALGVGAFSDAPAGLLQGDLGYSIHHDMPVTELVTIRAGPTLMLMVSAFSFALATAIPLGILSAKRRNEPTDHASRLVALFGVSTPTFWIGIMLILIFGVFLDVLPTGTLVLPWRGVDHYRFVDSRLDLYVETVRHLVLPMITLGTLQMATVMRLERAEMIDSLQREYVDLARAYGVPERTILRKHAFRPAQLPIITIVGLNLSTALGGAVLTETVFDINGVGRLLIQAIGQLDYQVILGTTMLLGTAFVLGVIVTDIAYAYVDPRVSYGDAV
- a CDS encoding ABC transporter ATP-binding protein encodes the protein MRSIRRSRTQSSARGDESSSPPAIRLDGVTHEYEGSDGRFRSTGRETVRALDDVSLSVTTGEVVGIRGPSGSGKSTILHAVAGLLAPTAGTVELFGTDLANRSGRGRLVMRRRHVGIVFQHFHLLPSLSARANVALPLVQRGTPRSRRRSRATDLLERVGLGDRLAHRPDQLSGGERQRVAIARALATDPDVIVADEPTGELDTATSETVLDVLTSLADDRAVLVASHDPTTLEWTDRTITLCDGSVIDSVDGGEREVTGPSTARTVVDEP